The sequence GgtcccgcgttatatgctaatgagcccgcgttaacAGTAGTTAAATGCTAAAGACCTTCGCGAATTCCGggagcatctacacgcgcgcagaagatgtcggggacccctgctaaggtatcggtaaggtatcgtacaaatggtccggaccattcgggagaaattttcccgatatagtaatggcgatatagtagttgcaactagacgctgaaaaaaagctgtcggcgagaggttgtaggctcgccgatatcgggaaaaactgtgtgtagatcgcgcCTTAGtccatggctacttcccctcagccaatgataAGCGTCCATTTTCAGTGGGTATATCCATAAAAAGTGTGTAACTATGAAAAACATagtgttaagaaaaaaatgtggtgATATCagcctagcctgattaaatctcgcttatagcagtaCCGCCCAACACCTGTCgaagagtttgtgtcacacagactaaaATCAGCCAAAGTGTTGGAATATCAGAACTAAAAGTGTGAGGGATAATATGTGACCTATTCTTCACCTAGACCCAAACCACAAAGAAGTCTGGCAGTCAGAAAATATGACTTTCTTCCaaccgaacatctgcttggagatttcatCAAAACTAACAAGGAGGGACATTTACTTTTGAGTCTTGACATTTAGACTTACTACTTCTCTCATTGTGAAGTTATGTAAAATGACAAAACTGCTGATGACCAGTTTCACTGTCACTgaagtacagtatgtgacaGTCCTATGGTGAATTCCCACAATGCAATGGGTGGGACAGACTGTCTCATTTGTTTGGACATTTGCTAACAAGGTTTGGCAGGTTCTATGGGGTATGACCTCATGAATGATGAGTGCATATAGGCCAGCTTTAGACAGTCACATAGTCTTATAACAGTCGTCATCACCGAAATCTCTGGCCACATTATTCTCAGACTCATAGTGACTGTGTCTCAAGACAACTTTGCTCACAACATTGTCATACAACCGTATACTGTCGTTTGTCTAGAGCAGGCTTTAGTTTTTTTATCATGCGATCTAAGCCTCATCTACCTGGCTGGTATAACTGGCCATAAATTTATGAAAGTTCAGCTACGATACATTTGTAGTTTCGTACAATGGTGACATAGAACTGGTTGTCCAaagtatgggggggggggggggctcgaGTTGCAAGCATCAGCAAGTAAAAGAACCTAACAAACTTACTGAGTAGAGTCCCAGGGTGCTTGGCTAAAAACACAAGCTGTAGCAAAACTGCCGTAaactagtatacatgtagttttaataTATTTAAACACTTAGATTAGTCtcaactttactttactttacttaatAATAACTATCGTGTACATTCTATTGGGCAAAAGCACAATTTTCCTTTATTATATTATATCTAACTTATTCTAAGTCTGTATGTCTAGTACAATGCTAGTACAATGCAATTTGTATATTTTAATTCATGTATTCTaattcatgtaaatgtatatgtacatgacaaaaatgAGACTTTTATCGAACTGAATGGCTTGTCAGGCCTCAAACTTAACTTTTTGCCCTACTGTCCCGCATTGtcccaaaaaaaaatttcaactgtcccgaagtgaggatggactgtcccaaccctattttcagaaattatctatgtattacaacaactgtaagttAGAGTACAGTATTGCTGTGTAGGCTTATTGTCCAttgaaataaagtcaaaatcaacTCAGATTCAAACTTGTCTTGTCTTTTTTattagacaacaacaacaactttggTACACAGTGTAACGTTAACAACACTAGTCGTTAGGACCACTTGTACTTTATCATGAAACAATACTTAGTGCCAGATgggaagaaaagaatgaaattatGCTTCAAATTGTCTCTATCTTTGGTACACAGACTGTGTACCAAAGCCAGAGACAATTTGAAGCATATTTTCATTTGAAGCATATTTTCATTCTTGACAGTGgttgtaaacaaacaacaatataATAACATACACTACTATCTAGTCTAGCAACTCTGGCCTCCTCATTCGCCTCCCCCCATGGTACCATTTCAAAATAGCAGCTTCAGGATCATAGTCAGCTACTGTAGGGCCATGGATTGAGATTTGAAGCAAGTTGTTCAACATCTCGTTGCTGAGAGAGGATCTCCAGTCTGACTTGATGCGTTTCATACTGGAGAATCCTCTCTCACAACAAGATGAATTCATAGGGATAACCAGGTAAATCTCTACCAGTACCTTCATGTGATCAAACTGATCGGGTCTCCCAATCGTGCCCTGCAGAAATCTCTGCCACAAGGTGCATGATGGTAGATGCATATAATGCCTGGTGACTACGAGCTTCAACTCCCGCCATTCCCTCCTAGCCATATCTGTTGACTCAAAATCCTCACATGAGTCAAGAATGGGCTGAAAGTGTGCCATGAATACTTCTAAGGCATCATTACCATAGGTTTGTACTTCAGCGACTTCATTAGGCCAGGTCGAATGGTTAAAGAGAGTTGAAGCAGCTTTCAGCACACCTTCCTCAAGATTGCCAAATCTAGTGGTCACAAAGTCACAGAAATCATCTATGAGGCGGTTAGTCATAGCCCTGAATCTGATGTCTTCCTGCTCATCCCTGGGACCTTGCAGCTTAACGTCAAGGTAGATGCTGTCCTCAGGTGGCCCAACATCATTCAGGAACTGCTGCAGCGAAGTTCCTGGAGTTGtctaaaaaattaaaacaacTTGCTATCAGTTCATGATAACTTTCTGCCAAACTTGAATAAGAAGACTTTGGGACATGGGCAGCTGAAAGGACAAAGAGTGCATTGACTTACTGCTATTGTTAAATGGCAAACAAGTCACCTTTTGAATGAAATTCACACACCACTGACCAGGAAATATTActtcaattttggaaaaaaatattaacTGACCTGCATTTCCATCATGGCGAGTGTCACCTGCGATAGCCCGTCACTCACATCCTGTAAGGTAAGTCCGTCCTTCTGGAACAGTAGACTTGCTTCCCTGAGCTCATTCAGGACATCCACCATAAGGTGGATGAACTTGACCATCTTGAAGCGTGACAGCGATCGGTAGATTACTTTTGCTCTTCCACGCATAGTCGCACTAGCTTCTGTGTTGTTGTGATCATTGGCATGATTTTCAAAGTGTACCATGATGGCCTTGTAGTTTCGCACCAGTGCTTCCAGTGCCCTTGACATATGAGGCAGCCACCTGCAGCCATTGATGTTGCCCGGCTTGACTACCTGGACACCCAACAGTTCTCCAACAGCCCGAAGCTCCCTACTGGCTTTTGCAGACTCAGTGTAATGCTTGAAGATCGACTTTAGGGCCTCCTTTAGATCATTTAGCAAGGGATGTTCCTTGATGGTGTCTAAAGCCGCAAGCTCCAACCGGTGAGCAACACACCACACGGTGATGATGCTGGGGCAGAACTGTTTCAGTTTAGCTCCGACCCCGTTATTCACACCGATCATCACCGCTGCCCCATCAGATCCGAAGCCGACGAGACGACGAGTGAGATCTTCCCTGTTTAATCCAACCCTCTCTAGCCCTGTCAGGATAGCGTCCAGAATCCCGGTTGCATGCGCGTGTTTTAAGGTTACTATGTTGACTAGGTGATTGACTGGCAATCCATCTTGAATGAATGTTATGTATATAAGTTCTTGATCAAGTATTGCCCGGTCCATTGAAGAATCGGACATCACAGAGAAAAACCTTGCTTTTCTTACATTCTCCACCAACTTGTCCATCTCCAGTTCGCCAATGGCGGCCACGAATGTTCTGCATCCTTGGTCATTACGATATGTTTCTCCCATGTGCAGTCCATTCTTTACTTGTAGGTCCACCAGCTTCGGAAAGGAAGTAAAAGGAGCTTCTTCCTTTGCTACAAAGTATGCAGTATTGAACAGTTTGATCATTTTGTCTTCTACTGCATTATTCAGACGTTGTAATGCACGGCGGATTGGTGCTTGCTCCGGGTTTTGGCGAGCATCAAGTGCAGCTTGACAGTCTGTATGGGCATCTATCTTCAAATGGCCAGTGAGTGCTCTTGACCGAATTTTATCGCCAGTTACACCGTGGAAGAGAACGTTGCCATCAGCTTTTTCTGGCACAGCCCTGCATACTTTGCAAAACATTACCTCTGCTCTATAATCATACTCTACAAAGTCGAACTCTTGCCTCCACTTTTCCAAGAAGCGCCTTTTCCTCTTACCCTCATATCTCCTGGAGGCTGGCACTGTGTCCTAAAGTgccaagagaaaaaaaaaacaatcaatgAATTAATCAATTTCTATCTGAAAAAGATAAAATATGAGTCATTGACTTTGTAGTAGTCCACTGTTTTCTGCTGCTGACTTTGTGGTAAATagaaaaaacacacaacaatatgccatgatatactagtacacagtCAGTgacagaagagaaaaaaaatcaaataaataaaagtaaCTTGCTCATTACTGCCAGGAACAGTTTATTGGGATCAGAATGAAATTCAAGAAAACAAGACTAAGGCCCCATAAGGTATCGGTACTAAATCTATGAAAAATGCACTGAAATTATCCTTACTGACAAGCTGAACGAAAATAATAATACTGAGCTGGAagaacttgaagttgaacatacCGAGGAGTTTGACGGCGATGGCGATGTTATCGGTTCCGAGTGGGAGCTCGAATCCCCTTCACTATTTGCAGTACTTTCCTCTGTAGTAGTCACTGTGGAAGCTGTGGATGGGGCTGACTCGAGTCTGGGCGCTCTATCTCCATTTGAGGTTTTTGCCTTTTTCGCTGGCCGCGAATCCCCTTCATCGCTATTTGCAGTACTTTCCTCTGCAGTAGTCACTGTGGAAGCTGTGGATGGGGCTGACTCGGGTCGGGGCGCTCTGCCTCCGTTTGAGGTTTTCGCTGGCCGCGCGCCcggccccccctccccccttcctCCGGCGCCCCCATCATCCGCGATATCCGAGCGATCTTGAGGTCGACCTTGAGGCTCAACTACATTGCGTGCACCTGAAGTTGTCGAAGTTGCTACTGGAGCCGCTCCCGTGGACGCAGGGGCACGGCCCGCGGAAAAAAACGAGTGAATTTTCCTCTGTGCCATGAGGCATTTCCATGGGCATGTCACAAGTCAACAAACTATTTTCTCCAATATTCCAGTAGTGATTTCGCGGGAAATTTGGCGAAGTTCGCCGAAACTCACGAGGTTGCTCGAACTACAACGTAATTTCCCGAGCTTTGCCGGTTAACCATATTTGGCATTGTCAGCTGATCTCCCGAGCATCAACGAGCTTACGATTCTTCACGAAGATCGTCCGGAAAGCGTGACTCGGGATGATTCGTGCTTGGGAGTTTTACCGAACATATACCCCGGAAATACCCGAATATTAAACAGTTTCAATTTGCCATATTTGGTGGATGCCGCGAAGCTGtgggcggagtcacgaatcaTCGCGTCTCTGGAACCCGCGCGCGCTGCGGAGATCAGAGGCGATGGGCGGAGTCTCGAATCAGCGCGTCTCTGAAACCCATGCGGCACGCGCGCTAtaattgcaaaacaaacagaTCAAATTCGGGGGGCTTTTGGGGGAGGGCAGAGCCGGCTCGCGCGCCTGACAACCGCGGGAAGATCGGATAGCCTGCTcgcacgcctgacaaccgcggggagatcggacattctgatgttgattcgttgattattttcctattgtcccaaaagtgtcccaaaaagatttttcagttgtcccggcctaaattttagtggtctcgggacatcgggacatagttaacttcgagccctgcttGTACCTTGTAACTATTGTGGTATGTTACATTCACTTAAACCATCTCTCCTCCACCTAAGACACACCCTACAACCACTGCCCTGCCACATCCTACATCATGTAATACAGCCCTAACTGACACACCCAATCAACAACTTGAGCAAACACAGGACCCACCAATACCAGCAATACTCCAACAGACAGTATAACTTGACATTAATTACTGGGATGGAGTAGAACGGCCAGTCCCCTTTATCGACTGCTTGTCTTGGCTACGCTTCAGGATTCTTAGGAGGAACTTCATTCCAGCATCCACTGTGCCAAAGACCATATTTGTTTTGAGGGCATGCATGGGGTTGGGAATCCCTTACATTACAATACTGGATCCATGAGAACCTCATACAGTTTTTGCTGAATTCACACAAAATGGTTATGCAAAATTTGATTGCCTTGCTTGCTAGGaattaaatcatacaaaatctacaatatacatatatataaacaagTGCCCTCACCAGTTATTTAATACATTTCTATAAAATTAAGAGGTTACAAATATGATGATGTCCTTGACTATAAAGAATATGATTTTGCGGTTCATTGTCAATACAGCAATGAGAAATGACTAGTCGCACAAACGAAAAATAAACCATTTAAGTCaacctgaataaaaaaatacattctaAAACAACCAAAAGTACCCTGCTCTTTAAAATCATAGTACTGTTCATGTAAATCATACTACAATATACAATCATGCATCATGCGACACAAATCAAAATTTGGCTGCAGTACAGTCgctcattgattgattgattcattcattgattgcCACCCAGTAGAAAGGGGTAGCTTACTCAATACTTATAAAACATCCTAGTATTCCTACCCTTTCCCCTCTCTCCAGCCCTCTTCAGACAGAACCACTCCTCGCGACAACCTCAAACACTCTAACTCCTGTTGTACCGGGTCTATTTGTCCCCTCTCCTCGACAAATGTTGACACTATGCTAAACATGCCTAGTGCACACATGTAGTGTGGAATAGGCAGTAAGTAGTGGGTGCAGGCTCTCCAGATATGTACAACTCAAATATTGTTCAGCATACTTCTCAAGAACAAAGATAGCCTGCATTTAGGACATACTGTAAGTCTTTAAATCaataaatgttccatttttgcattgAACATTCCACCACGAAATCATGATTTACCAAATACCCGTTTCAAATGTACATACTGTATTGCAGAATCACTTCAACGGCAAAAAAAACGTAGTCTCTCACACCCTAggctgtgaaattaaatccctgcaaaaagagataaatttacagtaacttcaaaggttttgttttcaaaactttgaaattagttataacttataagcaCATCATTCATACGGACAATTAAAAATCATAACAGCAAAACAAATGAGGTATATGTATCTTTAAATCTAAAGCAAAGCCAATATAATATTTTTGATANNNNNNNNNNNNNNNNNNNNNNNNNNNNNNNNNNNNNNNNNNNNNNNNNNNNNNNNNNNNNNNNNNNNNNNNNNNNNNNNNNNNNNNNNNNNNNNNNNNNNNNNNNNNNNNNNNNNNNNNNNNNNNNNNNNNNNNNNNNNNNNNNNNNNNNNNNNNNNNNNNNNNNNNNNNNNNNNNNNNNNNNNNNNNNNNNNNNNNNNNNNNNNNNNNNNNNNNNNNNNNNNNNNNNNNNNNNNNNNNNNNNNNNNNNNNNNNNNNNNNNNNNNNNNNNNNNNNNNNNNNNNNNNNNNNNNNNNNNNNNNNNNNNNNNNNNNNNNNNNNNNNNNNNNNNNNNNNNNNNNNNNNNNNNNNNNNNNNNNNNNNNNNNNNNNNNNNNNNNNNNNNNNNNNNNNNNNNNNNNNNNNNNNNNNNNNNNNNNNNNNNNNNNNNNNNNNNNNNNNNNNNNNNNNNNNNNNNNNNNNNNNNNNNNNNNNNNNNNNNNNNNNNNNNNNNNNNNNNNNNNNNNNNNNNNNNNNNNNNNNNNNNNNNNNNNNNNNNNNNNNNNNNNNNNNNNNNNNNNNNNNNNNNNNNNNNNNNNNNNNNNNNNNNNNNNNNNNNNNNNNNNNNNNNNNNNNNNNNNNNNNNNNNNNNNNNNNNNNNNNNNNNNNNNNNNNNNNNNNNNNNNNNNNNNNNNNNNNNNNNNNNNNNNNNNNNNNNNNNNNNNNNNNNNNNNNNNNNNNNNNNNNNNNNNNNNNNNNNNNNNNNNNNNNNNNNNNNNNNNNNNNNNNNNNNNNNNNNNNNNNNNNNNNNNNNNNNNNNNNNNNNNNNNNNNNNNNNNNNNNNNNNNNNNNNNNNNNNNNNNNNNNNNNNNNNNNNNNNNNNNNNNNNNNNNNNNNNNNNNNNNNNNNNNNNNNNNNNNNNNNNNNNNNNNNNNNNNNNNNNNNNNNNNNNNNNNNNNNNNNNNNNNNNNNNNNNNNNNNNNNNNNNNNNNNNNNNNNNNNNNNNNNNNNNNNNNNNNNNNNNNNNNNNNNNNNNNNNNNNNNNNNNNNNNNNNNNNNNNNNNNNNNNNNNNNNNNNNNNNNNNNNNNNNNNNNNNNNNNNNNNNNNNNNNNNNNNNNNNNNNNNNNNNNNNNNNNNNNNNNNNNNNNNNNNNNNNNNNNNNNNNNNNNNNNNNNNNNNNNNNNNNNNNNNNNNNNNNNNNNNNNNNNNNNNNNNNNNNNNNNNNNNNNNNNNNNNNNNNNNNNNNNNNNNNNNNNNNNNNNNNNNNNNNNNNNNNNNNNNNNNNNNNNNNNNNNNNNNNNNNNNNNNNNNNNNNNNNNNNNNNNNNNNNNNNNNNNNNNNNNNNNNNNNNNNNNNNNNNNNNNNNNNNNNNNNNNNNNNNNNNNNNNNNNNNNNNNNNNNNNNNNNNNNNNNNNNNNNNNNNNNNNNNNNNNNNNNNNNNNNNNNNNNNNNNNNNNNNNNNNNNNNNNNNNNNNNNNNNNNNNNNNNNNNNNNNNNNNNNNNNNNNNNNNNNNNNNNNNNNNNNNNNNNNNNNNNNNNNNNNNNNNNNNNNNNNNNNNNNNNNNNNNNNNNNNNNNNNNNNNNNNNNNNNNNNNNNNNNNNNNNNNNNNNNNNNNNNNNNNNNNNNNNNNNNNNNNNNNNNNNNNNNNNNNNNNNNNNNNNNNNNNNNNNNNNNNNNNNNNNNNNNNNNNNNNNNNNNNNNNNNNNNNNNNNNNNNNNNNNNNNNNNNNNNNNNNNNNNNNNNNNNNNNNNNNNNNNNNNNNNNNNNNNNNNNNNNNNNNNNNNNNNNNNNNNNNNNNNNNNNNNNNNNN comes from Branchiostoma floridae strain S238N-H82 chromosome 19, Bfl_VNyyK, whole genome shotgun sequence and encodes:
- the LOC118407005 gene encoding zinc finger protein 862-like, whose translation is MAQRKIHSFFSAGRAPASTGAAPVATSTTSGARNVVEPQGRPQDRSDIADDGGAGGRGEGGPGARPAKTSNGGRAPRPESAPSTASTVTTAEESTANSDEGDSRPAKKAKTSNGDRAPRLESAPSTASTVTTTEESTANSEGDSSSHSEPITSPSPSNSSDTVPASRRYEGKRKRRFLEKWRQEFDFVEYDYRAEVMFCKVCRAVPEKADGNVLFHGVTGDKIRSRALTGHLKIDAHTDCQAALDARQNPEQAPIRRALQRLNNAVEDKMIKLFNTAYFVAKEEAPFTSFPKLVDLQVKNGLHMGETYRNDQGCRTFVAAIGELEMDKLVENVRKARFFSVMSDSSMDRAILDQELIYITFIQDGLPVNHLVNIVTLKHAHATGILDAILTGLERVGLNREDLTRRLVGFGSDGAAVMIGVNNGVGAKLKQFCPSIITVWCVAHRLELAALDTIKEHPLLNDLKEALKSIFKHYTESAKASRELRAVGELLGVQVVKPGNINGCRWLPHMSRALEALVRNYKAIMVHFENHANDHNNTEASATMRGRAKVIYRSLSRFKMVKFIHLMVDVLNELREASLLFQKDGLTLQDVSDGLSQVTLAMMEMQTTPGTSLQQFLNDVGPPEDSIYLDVKLQGPRDEQEDIRFRAMTNRLIDDFCDFVTTRFGNLEEGVLKAASTLFNHSTWPNEVAEVQTYGNDALEVFMAHFQPILDSCEDFESTDMARREWRELKLVVTRHYMHLPSCTLWQRFLQGTIGRPDQFDHMKVLVEIYLVIPMNSSCCERGFSSMKRIKSDWRSSLSNEMLNNLLQISIHGPTVADYDPEAAILKWYHGGRRMRRPELLD